The Clostridiales bacterium DNA window TTGAATCTGCCGAATGAGTGTTCAAAATAACATAAACTCATATTGCGAATTGAAGTTTTAGAGAAACGTATTTCTTGTATTATATTGGTTTTGAAAAGCTCAATATCCTGATAAAATCATTTACTTTCATAAGGATCTTATTGCTCTTGAAAAGAATTATGGAATATTTGCCGCTTTGTCCGGATAAACTCTTCGATGTCATATAAAAATCAATGCTCTTGTCCCTGCTAAAATCAACTATATCGTCAAGGGACAACGCCAGTTGCTTTTTATATTCCCTTCCGCCGTTCCACACATTGAGGAGTCTGTTACCTGAAAGCGCATACGATGCCATTACCGGATACTTTCTGTCCGAACTTTTCTGTCCGCAAAAGATCAATTCATTTTTACCATCGAAATTCATATCTCTTATAAGCAGAGATACGCTGCCTTTCAACGGCATATCGATAATCTTCTTCTGGACATATTGCTTCCCATCATACATATTAAATGTAACTTTCCCGTTATTAGTTAAGCCAACTAAATAATTCACATCATTAAACATACCCATGCTTATTTCATTATAGCTATACGGCCCTGGCAGGGTAAGGTCCTGACTTTGAACCTTCCCATCGCTCATGGATATTACAGTCACTTTATTTTTATCCCCAAGAACATAAAGCCTGTATGGTATATTCGAAGCGGGTTTGCCTTTAGTTACACAGTCGATCGTCTTGTATCCTATGGGGCCGAGTGATCCTATCTCAGCAATATTTTGATCTATCTTGTATATTTTAAGAGTTTTATCTTCAAACAAAATAGCAAGTTCATCCTTTTTATCGCCGTTTATATCAAGAAGTCTGAATTGTATTATAGGTTTTGGAAGTTCAATGCTTATATCCCCATCTATCGGTTTATTGCTTAGCAGGCGCACATTTTTTATAAATAATTTTTTATCCGCCGTACCTTCCCTGAATACTTCCACACCTCTATCTCCATCTATGTCCCCTGCCTGAATTACATCCTTTTTTTGTGCTGCGGCTCCCGTGGATGCGGCAGGAAGTTTATATTCGAGCTGGAACTTTGAAAAATCAACATCTTTATCAAAGCCAAACATTCCTATATCATATATCAGATATTTCGAGCCCACATTCAAAAAAAGTGCAAAACCAGCAAAAAAAACCACGGCAAGGGCACTGCAAATCCATTTATTCCATTTTTGAGGCTCTTTAGTATATATATCCCTTGCATATTTTGCCTCTTCCCTGCCGCCTGATATTGCAGCAGTGCCGGAAATCAAATCATGCCAGCTTAGTTTCCTCCTGTTGACTACTATTGAGATAAATCCGAGATCAAGTAAAAGCCACGAAAAATATTTGAAAAATTCCCTGATTAAGATCTGCAATAATGACGGTTTTGAAGAACAACGCGATATAATCCTTACGCCAAATACGAGCTTGCCCAATGTGGCATTAAAAAAGTATGTAAATATAATCCTGTAAATCAAATCGATAATAGCGACAAAAATTACTGCTTTTGCCAGGCCGAAATGTTTATACAAAAGGTATCCCATGCCGAACATCAAGGCGAAATCTATGCTCCATGCAAAAAAACGTTCAAAAAAACCGCTATAGTCCACGGATTTATAGGCAAGGTTCTTTTGCCTTTCGTCCTCTCTCAGGCTTTGCCGGGCTTTCTGATAGTTATTGTCCATAAGCTCCCCCCTAAATTATGAATATACGTCTTTTATTTCTACGAAAATTTTGGTTTTCCTTCTTTTGACACAATAATTATTGCTTGAATACTATTTTGCAAATGATGCATGATGCTACAACACCTGTAAAATGTGCTATAAGCGCGCACGACAGAGTATGCCTCATTTTTTTTATCCCTACGGCTCCATAATACACCGCCATAGTATAAAAAATCGTTTCAGTCGATCCCATCATTGTAGATGCTATCCTGCCTGTTAAGGAATCAGGGCCATATTGCTTCAATATTCCGGCAGTGATCCCAAGAGACGCGCTGCCGGACAGAGGTTTCATTATCACAAGAGGCAAAACCTCAGAAGGTATGCCAAATAGGCTGGAAACAGGGCTTGCGATGTCAGTTATGGCTTTTAACACTCCTGATTCTTTAAATATCGATATGGCAAACAGCATTGCAACAAGAAATGGCAATATCTTTACGGATACTTTGATCCCCTCCTTTGCACCTTCAATGAAAATCTCATAAACTTTTACGCCCTTTAAATATCCAAAAGCCAGGATGAAAATAATTATCGCAGGCATGCAATAAATGGAAAGCTGTTTTACTACAACAAGCATTTAGGTACCCCCTAATCGTAATACTTTCTCAATAGTTTGCAGGAGATTATGCCCATTATTACTGCGATTAGTGTCGTAATGATCGTTGGAACAACTATTTCGGACGGATTTTCCGATCCTGCGGATGTTCTTATAGATATCACAGTCGCGGGGATCAGCTGTATGCAGGCAGAATTCACAACGAGAAACATAACCATAGAATCCGTCGCCCTGTCCTTTTTATAGTTTAACTTTTGCATTTCCTCCATAGCTTTTATTCCAAAGGGTGTCGCGGCATTTGACAGCCCCAGCATATTTGATGCAAGATTTAAAATAATTGCGCTGAATGCAGGATGTTTCATGGGTATATCGGGAAATATCGCTTTCATCACAGGTGACATAGCCTTCCCGATTAAATCGGTAAGCCCCGACTTTTCAGCAACTTTCATCACGCCGCACCATATGCACATAACGCCAACAAGGCCTATTGTCAGCTCAACAGCAGACGCTCCACCTTTTATTGCCGCATTCATTACTGTATTTGCATTACCATTAAGAAAGGACAACAATAAACCTATTAAAATCATAAAAAGCCATATAGTATTAATCAAACGATCCACCCCTTATCAAAAGGATTCTCCTAAATTATATGAATAAAATGCACCTTAATAGAATTAAGTTTAAAATGGTATATATATAAATAATTTGAATAATATTCTTCAAATATAAAATATACCCTGTGGATTATAAATGAAATTATTTTGAATATGATATATAATAAAAGTAATAAAGCTGTTATTTAAGACAAAGGTTATTATATAAACTTAAGGGAGTGATATTTATGAATACACAAGATGCAATGAGATATGTAGAAAGTGAATATGAGATCATAAGGCTCACACCTTGTGAAATTTGCGGCGGGGAATACCTCCAGAATTATCAGGAAATAGTAAGCAAGGATGACCTCACATATGATATATTGACATGCGTATGTTCAAAGTGTGGACATGAGAAATCTTTTGAATTTTATGCTCCTTATCTTGATGAAATTAAAAAGCCTGTTAAGGTTATAAAGAAAGCATATAATTAGTATCCACTCTCTATCTAAACCTTTCTAAGCAAGAAAAATCTATCAAGAAACCAATTTAGATATCCGCATTACTACTCTGCATTTTTAGAGACTATAGAGCCCTTTAAGCAGTGCCATTAATATTTTCAAATATGAAAAATGCCTGATATTTCATATGCGCAGGCAGGTAAATCAACTAAAAAATCAAGCAGGGGGCATATGGTCATCTGCCTCCCGCTTGATTTAATTTATTCATATTTCTTTTTTTCTTTTTTTACCTTATCTTCCTTTGGTTTTTTCTTTGCTTCTTTCTTTATGCCTTTATCCTTTGACATGCCTTCTACCCCCTATAAAATAAATAGTATGAGCATTAATTTCATGCCCAGGAAACATATTTGAATTTACATATATATTAGTATAATTTGTTTTTGTTTTCAAGTTTTTTATATAAATTCTCGGATATTTTTTGTATAAAATACTTATATAAAACAAAAAACCGTATTTATATACAAAATATATTCAGAATTTGAAGAATATTATGGAAGCACAAAATCAAGAAAACATTAGAGATTATTATACTATTGCAATATATTATTTAACAAAAAATTTACTTATTTATTGTATACTTATAAGAAGAATGAAATATAATAGAGGTGAAGAAAGGGGGAAATGATATGACTCGAAAATGCATATGCCATGTATGTGGCAGAAAGTTTGATGCGGATGTCGATCTTCCGGGTGGCATTATGTATGGCGGCAGGCTCTTGGTATCTTGCAATATAATCGATCCCAAAGCCCATACACCCAACGAAAGATTAAGATCCTGGCAAAAGTTTCTTGAAGAAAATCATCCTTATTTAAAAAGAATCTAAATAAGGATGATTTTCTTCAATCCTTTTACATATTATTTCTTATTAATTTCCAATACACATACTTAGTACGATCCTGTTTATCGCCATCAACGCTTTTGCCTGTTGCGCTTATCTCAAAACCCTTCCAAGATGAAGGAAAAGCATCGTTTGCTATTTTGATAGTCATGCCTTTATTATCAATATCATATTTAACTTTTATTTTGCTTAAATCGATACTGCCCTCTGGAATTGCTTCTTTTTTGTCATAGCTGTATGTTTTTTCACTACATTTATGCCCTTCAAGTTCAATGGTAATTGCCGGTTCAGCGCTACCATGCCTTATGGATATCTTATAATACTGGTAATC harbors:
- a CDS encoding spore maturation protein gives rise to the protein MLVVVKQLSIYCMPAIIIFILAFGYLKGVKVYEIFIEGAKEGIKVSVKILPFLVAMLFAISIFKESGVLKAITDIASPVSSLFGIPSEVLPLVIMKPLSGSASLGITAGILKQYGPDSLTGRIASTMMGSTETIFYTMAVYYGAVGIKKMRHTLSCALIAHFTGVVASCIICKIVFKQ
- a CDS encoding RDD family protein, yielding MDNNYQKARQSLREDERQKNLAYKSVDYSGFFERFFAWSIDFALMFGMGYLLYKHFGLAKAVIFVAIIDLIYRIIFTYFFNATLGKLVFGVRIISRCSSKPSLLQILIREFFKYFSWLLLDLGFISIVVNRRKLSWHDLISGTAAISGGREEAKYARDIYTKEPQKWNKWICSALAVVFFAGFALFLNVGSKYLIYDIGMFGFDKDVDFSKFQLEYKLPAASTGAAAQKKDVIQAGDIDGDRGVEVFREGTADKKLFIKNVRLLSNKPIDGDISIELPKPIIQFRLLDINGDKKDELAILFEDKTLKIYKIDQNIAEIGSLGPIGYKTIDCVTKGKPASNIPYRLYVLGDKNKVTVISMSDGKVQSQDLTLPGPYSYNEISMGMFNDVNYLVGLTNNGKVTFNMYDGKQYVQKKIIDMPLKGSVSLLIRDMNFDGKNELIFCGQKSSDRKYPVMASYALSGNRLLNVWNGGREYKKQLALSLDDIVDFSRDKSIDFYMTSKSLSGQSGKYSIILFKSNKILMKVNDFIRILSFSKPI
- a CDS encoding metal-binding protein, coding for MNTQDAMRYVESEYEIIRLTPCEICGGEYLQNYQEIVSKDDLTYDILTCVCSKCGHEKSFEFYAPYLDEIKKPVKVIKKAYN
- a CDS encoding nucleoside recognition domain-containing protein, translating into MINTIWLFMILIGLLLSFLNGNANTVMNAAIKGGASAVELTIGLVGVMCIWCGVMKVAEKSGLTDLIGKAMSPVMKAIFPDIPMKHPAFSAIILNLASNMLGLSNAATPFGIKAMEEMQKLNYKKDRATDSMVMFLVVNSACIQLIPATVISIRTSAGSENPSEIVVPTIITTLIAVIMGIISCKLLRKYYD